The following are encoded together in the Coregonus clupeaformis isolate EN_2021a chromosome 24, ASM2061545v1, whole genome shotgun sequence genome:
- the zgc:154075 gene encoding uncharacterized protein zgc:154075 isoform X1, with protein sequence MIPGWLNLGLTEEDHQCSSRAQKVRMASPVDVIVVGAGNRGETYSHFASLQPQRMQVVGVADPRKFAREKLQKQHRVANDNVFADWRGIVQREKFADAVFICTPDRHHKDPTVALAKKGYHILLEKPMAVTAEDCTEIVRTCIQSGVMLTVCHVLRYDPVIHKIKVLMDSGVIGDLVHIQHLEPVGFFHFAHSFVRGNWRNEAESSFSLLAKSCHDIDLIHHWAGGRRCLKVSSFGSLSHFRKEKKPPGAADRCLDCPVEEACPYSARKIYLDRVKQGCVGWPVSVICSSSLPDIESVTEALKSGPYGRCVYQCDNDVCTNQVVNMEFEGGLTAAFSMVAFTEEICKRRTTIYGSKGELSYNGHEIRVFDFLTGRATKHTAETSAPGAFGMGGHGGADYQLVEAFISAVASGDASFIRSGPEETLLSHKLVFEAERARLESKVVFCGTDQD encoded by the exons ATGATTCCAGGGTGGCTTAATCTTGGACTCACTGAAGAAGACCACCAGTGTTCAAG CAGGGCCCAGAAAGTCAGGATGGCATCACCTGTGGATGTCATTGTGGTGGGGGCTGGGAACCGTGGGGAGACATACTCACACTTTGCCTCCCTTCAGCCTCAACGCATGCAA GTCGTTGGAGTGGCTGACCCCAGGAAATTTGCACGGGAGAAACTTCAGAAGCAACACAGAGTAGCAAATGACAACGTATTTGCTG ATTGGCGTGGTATAGTACAAAGGGAGAAGTTTGCGGATGCTGTGTTCATTTGTACCCCAGACCGCCATCATAAG GACCCCACTGTGGCACTGGCAAAGAAAGGCTACCATATTCTTCTGGAGAAGCCCATGGCT GTAACAGCTGAGGACTGCACAGAGATTGTAAGAACTTGCATTCAAAGTGGTGTGATGCTAACAGTGTGCCATGTCCTCCGATATGACCCTGTCATCCACAAGATAAAA GTGCTGATGGACAGTGGAGTGATTGGAGACCTGGTCCATATTCAACACCTAGAACCG GTAGGCTTCTTTCACTTTGCCCACTCCTTTGTTCGAGGGAACTGGAGGAATGAGGCTGAGAGCTCTTTTTCACTTCTGGCCAAATCCTGCCATGACATTGACTTGATACATCACTGGGCTGGAGGACGAAG GTGTTTGAAAGTGTCATCGTTTGGATCTCTCAGTCACTTCCGCAAAGAGAAAAAG CCACCAGGTGCTGCAGACCGCTGCCTAGACTGCCCTGTAGAGGAAGCTTGCCCATATTCTGCACGCAAGATCTACCTggacagagtcaaacag ggCTGTGTGGGCTGGCCCGTGTCTGTGATATGCTCCAGCTCTCTCCCAGACATCGAGTCTGTGACCGAGGCTCTGAAATCAGGGCCGTACGGCCGCTGTGTCTACCAGTGTGACAACGACGTCTGCACCAACCAG GTGGTGAACATGGAGTTTGAAGGGGGTCTTACAGCTGCTTTTTCCATGGTGGCATTTACAGAGGAGATATGTAAGCGGAGAACCACCATCTATGGCAGCAAG GGGGAGCTGTCGTATAACGGACATGAGATTCGAGTGTTTGACTTCCTCACAGGGAGGGCCACCAAGCACACGGCAGAGACTAGCGCCCCAGGGGCCTTTGGCATGGGCGGGCACGGCGGGGCGGACTACCAACTGGTGGAAGCCTTTATCTCTGCTGTGGCG AGTGGAGATGCATCTTTTATTCGTTCGGGACCAGAGGAGACCCTGCTGAGCCACAAGCTGGTGTTTGAGGCTGAGCGGGCTCGACTGGAGAGCAAGGTGGTGTTCTGTGGGACTGACCAGGACTAG
- the zgc:154075 gene encoding uncharacterized protein zgc:154075 isoform X2, with protein sequence MIPGWLNLGLTEEDHQCSRAQKVRMASPVDVIVVGAGNRGETYSHFASLQPQRMQVVGVADPRKFAREKLQKQHRVANDNVFADWRGIVQREKFADAVFICTPDRHHKDPTVALAKKGYHILLEKPMAVTAEDCTEIVRTCIQSGVMLTVCHVLRYDPVIHKIKVLMDSGVIGDLVHIQHLEPVGFFHFAHSFVRGNWRNEAESSFSLLAKSCHDIDLIHHWAGGRRCLKVSSFGSLSHFRKEKKPPGAADRCLDCPVEEACPYSARKIYLDRVKQGCVGWPVSVICSSSLPDIESVTEALKSGPYGRCVYQCDNDVCTNQVVNMEFEGGLTAAFSMVAFTEEICKRRTTIYGSKGELSYNGHEIRVFDFLTGRATKHTAETSAPGAFGMGGHGGADYQLVEAFISAVASGDASFIRSGPEETLLSHKLVFEAERARLESKVVFCGTDQD encoded by the exons ATGATTCCAGGGTGGCTTAATCTTGGACTCACTGAAGAAGACCACCAGTGTTCAAG GGCCCAGAAAGTCAGGATGGCATCACCTGTGGATGTCATTGTGGTGGGGGCTGGGAACCGTGGGGAGACATACTCACACTTTGCCTCCCTTCAGCCTCAACGCATGCAA GTCGTTGGAGTGGCTGACCCCAGGAAATTTGCACGGGAGAAACTTCAGAAGCAACACAGAGTAGCAAATGACAACGTATTTGCTG ATTGGCGTGGTATAGTACAAAGGGAGAAGTTTGCGGATGCTGTGTTCATTTGTACCCCAGACCGCCATCATAAG GACCCCACTGTGGCACTGGCAAAGAAAGGCTACCATATTCTTCTGGAGAAGCCCATGGCT GTAACAGCTGAGGACTGCACAGAGATTGTAAGAACTTGCATTCAAAGTGGTGTGATGCTAACAGTGTGCCATGTCCTCCGATATGACCCTGTCATCCACAAGATAAAA GTGCTGATGGACAGTGGAGTGATTGGAGACCTGGTCCATATTCAACACCTAGAACCG GTAGGCTTCTTTCACTTTGCCCACTCCTTTGTTCGAGGGAACTGGAGGAATGAGGCTGAGAGCTCTTTTTCACTTCTGGCCAAATCCTGCCATGACATTGACTTGATACATCACTGGGCTGGAGGACGAAG GTGTTTGAAAGTGTCATCGTTTGGATCTCTCAGTCACTTCCGCAAAGAGAAAAAG CCACCAGGTGCTGCAGACCGCTGCCTAGACTGCCCTGTAGAGGAAGCTTGCCCATATTCTGCACGCAAGATCTACCTggacagagtcaaacag ggCTGTGTGGGCTGGCCCGTGTCTGTGATATGCTCCAGCTCTCTCCCAGACATCGAGTCTGTGACCGAGGCTCTGAAATCAGGGCCGTACGGCCGCTGTGTCTACCAGTGTGACAACGACGTCTGCACCAACCAG GTGGTGAACATGGAGTTTGAAGGGGGTCTTACAGCTGCTTTTTCCATGGTGGCATTTACAGAGGAGATATGTAAGCGGAGAACCACCATCTATGGCAGCAAG GGGGAGCTGTCGTATAACGGACATGAGATTCGAGTGTTTGACTTCCTCACAGGGAGGGCCACCAAGCACACGGCAGAGACTAGCGCCCCAGGGGCCTTTGGCATGGGCGGGCACGGCGGGGCGGACTACCAACTGGTGGAAGCCTTTATCTCTGCTGTGGCG AGTGGAGATGCATCTTTTATTCGTTCGGGACCAGAGGAGACCCTGCTGAGCCACAAGCTGGTGTTTGAGGCTGAGCGGGCTCGACTGGAGAGCAAGGTGGTGTTCTGTGGGACTGACCAGGACTAG
- the zgc:154075 gene encoding uncharacterized protein zgc:154075 isoform X3, which produces MASPVDVIVVGAGNRGETYSHFASLQPQRMQVVGVADPRKFAREKLQKQHRVANDNVFADWRGIVQREKFADAVFICTPDRHHKDPTVALAKKGYHILLEKPMAVTAEDCTEIVRTCIQSGVMLTVCHVLRYDPVIHKIKVLMDSGVIGDLVHIQHLEPVGFFHFAHSFVRGNWRNEAESSFSLLAKSCHDIDLIHHWAGGRRCLKVSSFGSLSHFRKEKKPPGAADRCLDCPVEEACPYSARKIYLDRVKQGCVGWPVSVICSSSLPDIESVTEALKSGPYGRCVYQCDNDVCTNQVVNMEFEGGLTAAFSMVAFTEEICKRRTTIYGSKGELSYNGHEIRVFDFLTGRATKHTAETSAPGAFGMGGHGGADYQLVEAFISAVASGDASFIRSGPEETLLSHKLVFEAERARLESKVVFCGTDQD; this is translated from the exons ATGGCATCACCTGTGGATGTCATTGTGGTGGGGGCTGGGAACCGTGGGGAGACATACTCACACTTTGCCTCCCTTCAGCCTCAACGCATGCAA GTCGTTGGAGTGGCTGACCCCAGGAAATTTGCACGGGAGAAACTTCAGAAGCAACACAGAGTAGCAAATGACAACGTATTTGCTG ATTGGCGTGGTATAGTACAAAGGGAGAAGTTTGCGGATGCTGTGTTCATTTGTACCCCAGACCGCCATCATAAG GACCCCACTGTGGCACTGGCAAAGAAAGGCTACCATATTCTTCTGGAGAAGCCCATGGCT GTAACAGCTGAGGACTGCACAGAGATTGTAAGAACTTGCATTCAAAGTGGTGTGATGCTAACAGTGTGCCATGTCCTCCGATATGACCCTGTCATCCACAAGATAAAA GTGCTGATGGACAGTGGAGTGATTGGAGACCTGGTCCATATTCAACACCTAGAACCG GTAGGCTTCTTTCACTTTGCCCACTCCTTTGTTCGAGGGAACTGGAGGAATGAGGCTGAGAGCTCTTTTTCACTTCTGGCCAAATCCTGCCATGACATTGACTTGATACATCACTGGGCTGGAGGACGAAG GTGTTTGAAAGTGTCATCGTTTGGATCTCTCAGTCACTTCCGCAAAGAGAAAAAG CCACCAGGTGCTGCAGACCGCTGCCTAGACTGCCCTGTAGAGGAAGCTTGCCCATATTCTGCACGCAAGATCTACCTggacagagtcaaacag ggCTGTGTGGGCTGGCCCGTGTCTGTGATATGCTCCAGCTCTCTCCCAGACATCGAGTCTGTGACCGAGGCTCTGAAATCAGGGCCGTACGGCCGCTGTGTCTACCAGTGTGACAACGACGTCTGCACCAACCAG GTGGTGAACATGGAGTTTGAAGGGGGTCTTACAGCTGCTTTTTCCATGGTGGCATTTACAGAGGAGATATGTAAGCGGAGAACCACCATCTATGGCAGCAAG GGGGAGCTGTCGTATAACGGACATGAGATTCGAGTGTTTGACTTCCTCACAGGGAGGGCCACCAAGCACACGGCAGAGACTAGCGCCCCAGGGGCCTTTGGCATGGGCGGGCACGGCGGGGCGGACTACCAACTGGTGGAAGCCTTTATCTCTGCTGTGGCG AGTGGAGATGCATCTTTTATTCGTTCGGGACCAGAGGAGACCCTGCTGAGCCACAAGCTGGTGTTTGAGGCTGAGCGGGCTCGACTGGAGAGCAAGGTGGTGTTCTGTGGGACTGACCAGGACTAG